Below is a window of Syngnathus typhle isolate RoL2023-S1 ecotype Sweden linkage group LG12, RoL_Styp_1.0, whole genome shotgun sequence DNA.
TACCACTTCCACCCTGTAGAGAGCGTTGTATAACAAAAGAAATTCCAAAAGCTGCTTGCCGACGATCTAAGATTTTTATCCTTTAATATTATaagaaataattgaaattaatttatttttattatagccGGACACTAGCTGCATCATTCCAGTGTATTTCGAATGACCTAATTATTTGAAATGACGCGTCCTATGCAAATATAATGCAAAAACGTCTCCACCTAGGAACAAATTACCTAATCGCCTAATTAACAATTTCCATAACGAAACGatcgttctcatttttattGTGAAGCACGTACAACCTCCGAGCCACTCCCACTCGAGGTGACGTCACGCACTTGCGTTGCCATCAGGGCCACTCTTCGCTTCACCGAGCATCCAGAAGGAGTTTAATCCGACTTCTGCAACTGAAAACCCGAAGGCGGCATTCTCGATATGGTTCTCCAAAAGATTTTCCGTGCAGTAATCATGGGACCCCCGGGATCCGGAAAGGGGACGGTATCAGGGCGGATAAGCAAAAGTTTTGGTCTCCAACACATCTCCAGTGGAGATATTCTAAGAGCCAACATCAACGCTAAAACTGGTAAGCTTCTTAATGCACGAATAGAACGTTCATTTGtgcaccccccccaaaaagggaTGTATTTGGTGGACTGCGTTGATAAGACCACCACACCTTGCTTATCTGGAACATACACAGGGAGTTGTAATCAAACTGGTTTGCAGCCTCTTTTGCTCCTGGGAGTAGTTTGCACTGAAAACACTTGGCCTACCTTATATGCCTTGAACGAACTTTGGAAGAAGGCCTTCTCGGGTATCACCTTGACGGAATGATTAAAAGAGCTGTAAAGATAAGCAAAACAGTGCACGTATTGATTTTTGCATTGAGCGGAAATAGATGTGTGTGATGGTGTCACGTCGAGTCTGGTGCTCTGTGAACAATTGTAAACCATTAATAACCCTTTTCACGTGGAGCACTCAGCAGTCAAAACACGTTATAATCCTTGTCCTTGATCCAGTTTGCcttggatttgaaaaaaaacattttttgtcctGAAGTTttccaataaaaaagaaaaacaagtagCTTTGAGTATTGCATAGTATTGTACATTCTAGGTTGAAAATTAAATGAATCacatttagtaaaaaaaaaaaaatctatgaagGTGGAGGAGTATGACAGATGTTTGACAGCTGTCAACAATTTTGAACGAGTTATAAATTAATGACTGCCCATGTTTGTGTTAGCACAGCTGCCTCACAATTCTGAGGTTATCAGCTCAAATCTCGGCTTTCGTCTGCGTAATTAAATTAATTGAGCATTCATTTCCCATAGATGTGAgcatgaatggttgtttgtctatatgtgtACTATTGATTGACAACCAGTCCAGCGTGTACCCTCCCTCTCCCCCAAGGTCATTTGGGATAGACCTCCAGCTCACCCATGACGTTAAAGCGGACAAGCACTattggaaatggatggatggatgatattcAAAAGGGGGTGTTCTTTGGGCTAGTTTTTAGCACTTCACAATTCTGATGTGTTGGGGTTTCAATAATATTTGGATGTTGTCTCTTATGTGAAATGAGGAAACCACAGTTGAagtttgaaccctgaactttacAACTATGAGGCAGGTGCACAATTTGCATAATTCGCATTTCATGGAATGGGAAAGACAGCTATTTCtaatcttcttttcttttttgtcagaGTTGGGACTGCTACTCAAGTCGAGTATTGATCGAGGTCAGCTAGTGCCAGATGACGTTATGTCTCGCCTCATCCTCACAGACCTTCGTGCTATAGAACAAAGCAGCTGGCTGCTAGACGGTAAGAAACCTTTACACTGGCATgcatcaataataataaaacaattctgacactttattttttatttcaactccaGGTTTCCCTCGAACCGTCACCCAAGCAGACTCTCTGGATAAAGTCTACAGTGTAGACACAGTCATCAACCTCAATGTACCTTTTGACACCATTAAAGAGAGACTGTCCTCTCGCTGGACTCACCTACCCAGCGGCAGAGTTTACAACATTGACTTCAACCCGCCAAAAGTGCCGGTAAAGTTCATTATTACTTTTACAAATGTTTTCGACCCGGGAAACTGTTAGCAGTGATTAaattaatgaataataaataaatgttatcCAGGGTCGTGATGATGTCACAGGGGAGCTTCTGGTCCAGAGGAACGATGACACACCAGATACAGTCACGAGGCGATTGAAAGCCTACGAAAACCAGACGGAACCCGTCTTGGAATACTACAGGTAGTCAGGAACATTACATTTCTTTATCCAAACGATGGATTATAATAAGGTTCAACTCTAGTTTTGTGGAAAGATTTATATTTCATCAACCTCCTTAGTAGAAGTCGTGAtgctttttatatttttatttctgaGGCGTGTCAGTCCAGCTATTACATCACTAGTGTCAGTTTGCATCTCAGTAGAGAAAAAAACGAGTTAAACTTGGCAAATGGTTGCCATATTACTACTTGCAGCCTCTCACCATAACTCCCCCCAGGCAGCACAATGTGTAACATTTTTCTTCCTTCGTGCACATTCCTCACGTGTTTCTTTCACCAAAGGATTGCTTCAGAGCCACATTTGTCAAGACTGTTGGAAGCATATTTGATCTTGGCACCAAAATGGTTTATagtacaaaaacacaaattgtgGGCTGACTTTTAGAATACATGGATCATTGCTTTTGGTGGGCTATTAAGAGTAAATCATTGGTCCCAGTCAAACCACGTGGTACACATTAACATTGAACCCTGACTTattgtgtcccaatacttttgttgaAAGTAATTCAGCACAATCCTTCAATGTCTGATTTGTTCTGATTTCTAAATAAACTTTCCTAAAGGAAATTAATTCAAGTTAATGTGTGAGGAtgctttaaatttatttttaaaatcaattacAAGCAACACatgaaaacacaataaaaaaaaaatctgttcaaCATTTTTCTTCTACTTTGTGTTACAGGAGTAAAGGTGTGCTTGAGACTTTCACCGGTACAGAAACTAACAAGATCTGGCCTCACATTGAGACCTTCCTTCACAAAAAACTCCCTGTGCTCAATAAGAAAGTTGCATAGCAGAAGACTATGAATTTACCAGcaaaattgtatttattaataCAGAAGTCATTCAGGACCGTGTCAATCACGGAACCTTTTTAGAGTGGTTGAATTTTGCTCTCGTCATTCCACATTGTGCCTTACACCAATTGAGACACACTAGAAATGTTTTCTAAAATTAATCTTATTCAGTTAACACTCCTATGGTTCCATAGAGCCCAAATAAAGATTCAGTTTCTCATGTAGTATTCTGACTTAAAagggaatgttttatttttttcctcagatAATTGTTTTAACAAGCACACTATTGTCTTATGCTGTGACCAGTGCGTTGTGTTGTTAAAAGTTGCCTTGCAATGGAAAtgtgaataaattaaaatatgaaATCTTGAAATCTTTTAAATGAGTGAATGTAAAAGGATAAAAATCCACAATGCATCTTTCATATATTTTAATGCACCATCTGGTCTATTTAATACCACTCTGCCGCAGAAAAACACttggtgtatatatatttatatatattcttGAAATTATTACATTGAGCAGAAATGTAGCTGGAAGCCTGAGAAAACTGGCACAGTGACCACAATTAGTCATTCAAACGTGAAAacggcaaacaaaacaaaaactcttCAGACTGTTCAAATTAAAAACGTACCACAAGCCTGCTTGTATAAAGTATTTGACTTTACTAGGGCTTCAAAATAAGTCAATTGtaatttaaaggaaaaaaaaaaaagtcaactataAAGTGCAGTACACAGTCAAGCTTCTTTCAGCAATTGAGCacaacactttaaaaaaaaaaaaactgagcccTTTACATCTCTGCACCTTTTCCCGTAATGATGTCAACCGGAGATGTTGAAATTAAAATCTTAGGAGAATATTAAAGCAAAATCATGGCGACAAACTTGGCGATTCTACACTGAATCCTGTAGCAGTACCCCAACCAGTGTTTTGTGGGAGATGAGCCACTCTCACTTAATTATTCTAAAATTGATTATTTACCATGAATAATGTATATTAGTTCACCTATTTATGACAGTGACGTTTATCAACCGGCAGGACAATTAAATGCTCTTTCATTAGTCTGCAGAAGTTCTAATTAAGCATCTGTTCCCATTCATGTAACAGAAAAACAGCAACAGAAATACATTTCACACTGACTAAGTCAATTTGTGGGTAAACTGAGCAAAGATCATCAGTGTATATACAGTACTAGTTGTAACATTTCTGTCTGGTTGCTGTGAGATTTTCTGTATTGTTAAATATGAGCATTGGCCTAAAAACCTTCGAGAAGCACTTGTCTAGCCTACAACGCGGGATTTCAACACGGACGCCGCTTCTGTTGCGTTAGCATCAGGCCATCTACAAATTCTGCTGCACGCCAAAATGAGGGCTAATCAAAATGCACTTGAGCAAATGTCCACTTCTTAAAATGTGAGTGAGATGCATCAAGAGCCACGCTCACACACTGTAGTGTATGAAGTGCCCAAAccttggttgtcatggtaaccacATCACCTTTGGCCCAGCAGTTTGTGTATGATATGATGCTGATTGAATGATGGGTTTGTTTGACCTTAGCAATTTAGCGTGTTGTCTCCAGTGGGCTTTTCACTTTTCAAGAGGACTAAAAAGATTCTAAAAAGCGGACACCGGGTCACCACTGTAACACAACACTCACCTCGTTTCTCTGACGACAAATGGTGGCATTCGAGACCTGACTAATCGtgctggtcttttttttttcctgttgtgcTTGGGTGTCGTTAAGGGCTCCTAAATGGGGATAAGGTGAAGATGGAAGAAAGGCAGCCATGTTTCCTAAGAAGTCTCCATCATGCGCGTATCGTCACTTTCCGTGGAATCGTCCTTTGTCCACCTCTCTGTGTTTATCATCAGTCCAGTTTCTAAACAGCACTTGGTGTTGTGCTCCGCCACCTGGTGGAAGGTAAAACATGAAACATATTTAAAGAGAAACCTCATAATATTCCAAATATTTCATACAGATGAATATGAaatagaaggggggggggggaactgtGGTTAGATGAGGCAGCGGTTGCCTCGTTAGAGGAT
It encodes the following:
- the ak3 gene encoding GTP:AMP phosphotransferase AK3, mitochondrial isoform X1 — its product is MVLQKIFRAVIMGPPGSGKGTVSGRISKSFGLQHISSGDILRANINAKTELGLLLKSSIDRGQLVPDDVMSRLILTDLRAIEQSSWLLDGFPRTVTQADSLDKVYSVDTVINLNVPFDTIKERLSSRWTHLPSGRVYNIDFNPPKVPGRDDVTGELLVQRNDDTPDTVTRRLKAYENQTEPVLEYYRSKGVLETFTGTETNKIWPHIETFLHKKLPVLNKKVA
- the ak3 gene encoding GTP:AMP phosphotransferase AK3, mitochondrial isoform X2, translating into MSRLILTDLRAIEQSSWLLDGFPRTVTQADSLDKVYSVDTVINLNVPFDTIKERLSSRWTHLPSGRVYNIDFNPPKVPGRDDVTGELLVQRNDDTPDTVTRRLKAYENQTEPVLEYYRSKGVLETFTGTETNKIWPHIETFLHKKLPVLNKKVA